A stretch of DNA from Leucobacter luti:
TCAGTCTCAGCCCCAACTCGGTTTCTGCGCTGACGCGCCGCGCTCGCGAAGGACTGCGGCTCGAGTGGCTCCGCCAGCAGCTCCCGAATGCGGTCGCCTCCGGGCACGAAGACATCGTCGAACTGCTCCCGAAGTTCGTTCGCGGCGCCGTCAGCGGGGAACTGCAGCGCGGCGTCGCAACGCACCTGTCCGCCTGCACCGAGTGCGCTGGGCTCGAACGCGGCCTCCGCCGCGAGAATCATCGCTTCGGTCGCAAGATCGCGGCGGGCGGGGCACTCGCTCTTGCACTGGGCGGCACACTCACGACGGATCTGTGGGCGGCGCCCACTGCGGCGAGCGCTGCAGCGTTCTCCGCGGCTCCCGCAGGCGGCGCCCAGATCGCCGGATCAGGCACCTGGGCTGGAGATCTCGCTACGCGCGGTGTCAGGGCCGTTGCTCGGCACACGAGACGAGCAACCCAAGCCCTCTCGCAGGCCGGGGGCGGGGCGCTCACAGCTGGGATAGCGGTGGCCACCACAGCTGCCGTCGCGCTCGCGGTTGGCGTCACCGCAATCCTGCCGCTATTGCCGGAGGGTGGAAGCACCGAGAGCGCTCCCACTTCAGAGCAGGACACCGAAGCTCAGTCGGAGTCGGAGTCTGCCCACGCGCAGCGCACCCCAGCTGATGACCGTGCCCCCGCACACACTGCTCCCCCCGCTGAGGCTGACACAACGCCCGGCTCTGAGCTCCGCGCGGAGCCGGCAAGCACGCCGGTCACGGATCCCGATTCGTCTGGCGTGCCGCAGAATCCGGTGCCGCCGGGAGAGCCGACTCTGCCTCCTCCGCCCCCAGAGGATGAGCCCGCTCCTCCGGAGCAGCCGACGAATCCAGAAAAGCCTGCCGAGCCGACGAATCCGGAAAAGCCCGTCGAGCCAACGAATCCGGAAAAGCCCGTCGAGCCAACGAAACCGGAAAAGCCTGAGAAGCCTGAAAAGCCGACAGTTCCTGAGGTGCCAGCGGTGATCACCGTCGCACGCGGAGACGCAGACACCGATACGCTCGCGCCGCTGCTGACCGGCAGAGCGGCCCCGCTCGCGACCGTGCGCATCGACGTATCCGGGCAGCGCTCGGAGACCACGGCTTCTGCAGCGGGCGAGTGGCACATCGATCTGGCTCCCACTCAGCTTGCGGCGGGCGCGCATGTTGCCGTGATTACTCAGGTGGTGGACGGCGCCATTGTGGCGACCACCACTTTTCCCTTTACGCTGGCGCAGCCGAGCGCGACCTTCACGATCAGTGTGGTGCAGGGACCAGACGGGGTGTTCGGGCCTCGAATCTGGGCCGACGTCACCGGCCAACCGCTCACGGAAGTGTGCGTGTGGTCATCCCGCGTGGCGATGCAGCGGGTAGCACTTGACGCGCAGGGCGCCGGATCACTGCAACTGCGGGTGGCAGATTTCGCGCTCAGCCTGAACTACAGCTATTGCAGCGGCGAGCGCATGGGCGTGACTGGCACGGCACCACTCGTCTATCAGTAGCTATTCGGCGTCGCGGCTGCGCGCCGCGGCCTCAACGAACCCCTGCCTCGCCACATACCCCGTCACGAGGAGGAGGCCGAGACCTGACCAGACAGCCCACCACGGAAAGCCCGGAATCGCAGAAGTCGCTCCAGCCGCCTGCACATCGGCGATGGGTGTGGGGGTGATGCGTTCACCGGTGACCACGATCCGATGGGTGTTGATTCCGAGCGGAGTGCAAGTGATGAGCGTCACCAGGTCCTCCCCCAGCTCAGCCCGCAGTGTGCCCGTGTCTTCTGGCGCGATCACCTGAATGTCGCGCACCCGATAGGTCATGACACGGCCCAGGGTCTCGACAACGAATGTGTCGCCCAGCGTGACCTGATCCAGATTCGTGAACATTGTCGCGTTGGCGAGGCCGCGGTGAGCGGTGAGGACCGAGCGGGTGCCGGATCCGCCAACCGGGAGGTGCGAGCCCTCCAGGTGGCCTGAACCGCGGGCGAGCACCGCGTCGCTCGTGCCGTGGAATACCGGAAGGTCAACGCCGATCGACGGGATCTTGATGCGAGACATGAGCCCGTTCGCGCCGCCTCGCAAGAGCTCGTCGTACTCCAACGTTTGATCGGCGAGCGTCCAGTCGCCAACCGGGACATGCGCGTTCTTGCCGAGCACCACGCCAGCACTGAGCGCTCGGTTGTAGGCTTCGGCCGCTGCAAGCTGCTCGTCGGCGGAGGGAGTGAGCGAGTCGAGATTCGCGACCGACGTGCTCAGCACCTTGGACTGGTTGTAGGAGGACAGCCACCCTGCGCTCATCGGGTACAGGCCCGCGCCGATTCCGGCGAGCGCGAGCACCGCGATCACGATGGTCAGGGCGCTTGGCCTCCAGCGCGCTGCGGTGCGCGCAGCGGTGCGCGTCTCAGCTGCGTCTACGTCTGCATGCCGCATGGTGTGCTCCGTCTGTGAAAGGGGAATCGAACGGGTGAGCGGGGGTGCGAGCCGGGTGCCTGCTGCACCCATCCCGCACCCCCGCTCTGCGCGCGGCTACGCCGCGTTCACCTGCTTGCGCCTGCGTTGCCACCAGAGTCCGGCAATCACGCTCAAGCCGAGTCCCCCACCGGTGAGGAGGAAACCGAAGCTCCCCAATCCGCCGGTGAGTGGGATGGCTGGCACGTCAACCTGCCGGTTCTCGATGTTCCCATAGGCGACATTCGTGTTGATCGTGATTGCGATCGGATCCGCGAGGAGCTGGTACCCGGGCGGGGCTTTGGTCTCACGCAATTGATACTTCCCCATCGGGAGGTCACGGAGCGCGAAGCCGCCCGCTGTGGGGTCTCGATCTGCTCCGGTGCAGCTCGCCGCGGCCGCTGCAACACAATCGGTCACCGTGATCGCGGATCCTGGCACCGGCTGCCCCGCCGCGTTCACCGGAGTGAGGAGCCACTCAGACTCGCCCAGTCGCACACCGGTCTGATCCACTTTGTTCCAGGTGAGTCCGCCGACGACCGGATGAACCGTGCATGGCTCTCCCGGCTGGCAGGTGGTGGGCGGCTGCTCTCCAGTCGGGACGACATAGTTGCGCACGGAAGCGTTGGCTGCGCTGGGCAGTGGGTCCCGCACCGTGACGGTGTAGCTCACCGTGCGCTCGGTGCCCGGCTGCAGCGTGCCGGTGATCCGGATCCGGTCCCCCGCGCCGTTGAGCGCCGCGGTGAGCGGGCTCTGGGCCGTCACCGTCCCGGTGAGGACGGCGTCGTCGAGCACATCAGTGAGGACGTCGTCGTGATTGACCGCGACAGGGAGCTCGCCCGTGTTCTTGAATGTCAGCGTGTAGGTCACACTCTGGCCTGGCTTCACTGTCGTACCCGTCGGCGGGTTGGAGCTCTTGGCGATCTCGAGCTTGCCAGGCGCCAAAACTCGGTTGTAGATCTTGCACTCCACACGCTGGGCGCGAAGCCCCTGGACCACAAAGCCCGGCTGAGCCGCGGTGCCGGCGTTCGTGACGGCCGTCGGAGCTCCCGTCTCAGTGTTCACACACACGGCGTTGCGGGCAGCGGCACCTGTGCCGACGGGCACCAACTCGTAGCCCGTCTGCTGCGTCTCCAGGATCTGAACGGGCCCGGTGGTCGTCGGGGCCGTGAAGGCTAGGCCGAAGTCGACCTTGCCGTCATCACCGGTCGCCGTGGTGCGCGTGACGGGCGCCTGCACCGTCATCGCGGTCGCCGTCGTGCTCGCGTCGAAGCGCCACCCCTCAGGGGCGGGCGTGGCCTGCGCAATGGTGCCTCCGGCCGGCACGATCATCTTCTGCACGCCGATCGTACCGTTGCAGTTCTTGTTGGCGAGTGCAACAAGAGCCTGCGTCGCTTCGGTAAAGCTGGAGGTGCGGTAATAGTCGCTGTTTTTCGTTGGCCCGGATACCGCGCGCAAATTTGCCTCGCTCGCGGCGGTGAGCGCTGGCCCGACACCGAGCGCCACCAGGCGCGTTCCCAGCGCCTTCAGCTGGTTCGCGGAGAAGATGCCCGCGTCGACATCCTGCAGCGAGTTAAACGCACTCGACCCGGCACCGGTGTTGCCGCGGATCACCGTGGGGTTCCCGTCGGTGAGCAGAATAGCGAGGTCGTACGCGTTGCCGCTGTTGGCAGCCTCGGCGATCCCGCGATCCCAGTTCGTGCCACCGCCGGAGGCCCACGCAGCGTACTGCGCGGAGAAAGCCGCACCCTGCGCCGCGGTCGTCACGGGGAGGAGATTGGGGTGGTTGCTCGCTCCGGTTCCGGGCGTCTCGTTCGAGAACGAGAACAGCGACATTTGGGTGTTCGTGCCTCGGAATGCGTTGACGAAGCTCGTCATCGCGGCTTTCATATCGGCAATTCCGGTGGCTCCCAGCGAACCGGAAGTGTCCGCGATGAGCGCGATATTGATCCCGCACTCCGCGGGAAGCTCTGGGTTGTTTCGTGACTGGTTCCACACCCCAGTGGTGCGGCTCACGTTGGCGGCGTACCAGTCTTCGGTGTTGGCATCGATCCGGTTCCGCATGAAGTACCGATCAGGATCCGCAGCCACAGTGTCCCACGGCATCGCTGTCGTGGATCGGTAGGTCGTCCCGGCTCGCAACTGCGTATCGGTACGGAATCGGTACTGCCACGAGGCCTCGGGTGTGGCACCGAAGGTACCGACCCGAAGCTGCGGGTTCGCATACCACCCGGTGGGGCTCGTCTCTTGCACCACCCAGAACCGGGAGTCCTGCGGCGTGCCGGTGCTGGAAGCAGCTCCCGAGCGGATGGGGATGATGAAGTTACAATCGCCGTCGGCGTCTGAGACGCAGGTCGTCCACGGCCAGCTTGCATCGACCCTGGTGCCCGCCGCGCCTTGGACGGGCAAAATGCCAGCGCCCCCGGAGCCACCACCCGTTGTCGCGGTACCCGTGTTGTAGAGGCCCAGCTTCACTCCGGCAAGTCCCTGCACGGTGCCGTTTGCGAGTCGGTTCCCTCCGACCTTGACCGACAGCACTGCGCTGCCCGCTGGGGCCGTCGGCACCGAGCGCGGCGCAATCGGCACGGCGTCAGTGCCCGGAACGACTGGGGCGGCGGGATCCTCACCAGCGCCCGATCCGGGTGCTGGAGTGGTCTCGGTGCCGCCGGGGACGTCGGTGCCCTCGCCGACCTCTGCGCCAGTCGGCGTGTCCGCGGGGGCCTCAGTGCCTCCGCCTGCACTCGCTTCACTGCCTTCTTCGGCACCAGCGCCGGTGTCGACGGTGGAATTCTCGGGTACGGAATCCGGCTGTGCGGGATCCGTTTGCGCGGAGGTCCCCGTCTCGGGCGCGGTGATCTCCGCGGACGCTGGCGCTGCGACGGCGGCGATCAGGCCGACAGGGAACACCAACCCGCCCAACAGTGCGAGCGACGCACCGAACCCGGTCGCACGGGCTGCGCTGCGCAGCCTTCGACGTGTTCGCTGACTGTTCTGCATTACAGGAGGCCTTTCTGCTGTACTGTTCAGCGCCGAAGCGCTGTCCCGACCGCCCAGGGGAAGCTGGACGGCCGGGGGTTCACCCAGCGGGGCGAGAGACTCAAGGGGATAGGCCCCTCGCCCCGACAGGTGGCTTGATTACCGCTGTGACGCGGTGGCTGTGCGGCGGCGCTTCCAGTTCATCAGCGCTACAGCGGCGACAACGGCTGCAAGTCCACTCCCGATCAGGACGGCCTGGCCCGCTGCACCAGTGAGGGGCAACTCGGGTACCTCGGTCTGGGTGTTCGTGATCTCTACGTTGTCCGAGACCGTGGTCTCCCCAATCTTCACCGTGACGGGGGTGAAGGGCTGGGCCGGGACGACATAGCCTGCGGGAGCTGCAACCTCTTTGAGGACATAGCAGCGCTGCTGCGCATCAATCACCGGGTTGACGCTGTCGCTCACGAACAGGCCGGGGACGGAGATCACGCCAGTGCCGGCCGATGTGAACTGAGTCGCCCCGTTGACGGTGACGGCCGCGCCGGCTGCGACGGCGGTGCTGCAGTCGGCTGCGTAGGGATCAGCAGCGTTGTAGACCTCGAACACGGCTCCGTTCAGACGGCCTTCGGTGCCAGTGGTGCCCGCTGCCCGCTTCTGCACGGCAAGGCTGCCCCAGTGGGTTTCGACCTCGTTCGAGGGGATCGGGGGCTGCAGCGAGGGATCGAACGTGGGGTTGTTCGGCCACAGTTCAGCCGTGTTCTCGATCGTGCCGTTGCCGAGTGCGACGACGGTGCCCGCGAAGACGACCTGGATCTTCTTGCCAGCGTGGGCGTTCGGGCCCTCGTTGAGCCAGGCAAGGCCGGCAGCGCTGAAGTTTACGGTGATCTGCTGGCCTGTGACCGTAGTCGTGAAGTACGCGGGGTTGAGCGCGGCGCCGTCGACGGTCACGGCGATATCCGCCGCGGGGATCGGGGCGAGGCGGGCGTCGAGCGTGTCCCTAATCGCAAAGCCGGTCCAGGTCTGCTCGCTCGTGGGGACAGGAACCGTGACCGGGAAGCGAACGACGGATCCCAGGCCCGTCTCCTGCTGCTCCTCAATTGTCTTCTCGATGACGCCCTCACCATTCTTCGGGTACGCGTGCACGTCGTACACCCATCCGCTCTCGTGCGGCATCGGGATGGTCACGATAAACGGCGTCGCGCGGTCGATGATGTTGGCTGGAGCCGAGGTCTCACAGATCTGGTACGCGCCCACGGGAAGCGAGATCGTTGCCACGCCGAGCGCGGTGGTGAGGGGAAGTGCGCGGGCGGTGCCGAGCGTGAATCCGGTGGGTGCGGTGCAGCCGGCGCCCGGCGCGAGGTCCTTCAGGCTGCTCCATGCTGCGGTGGTGTCGAGGTTCAGCGGTGCGCCTGCGCTGAGCAGCGGGAAGGCGGTGAAGCCAACCCCAGCGACGGGATCAGTGAACTCGCCATCAGCTGGAGCCTGGCTAATGTCGCCCGGCCCGCTGCCGGTCTGGTGCAGATACTTGTGCACCGTGATCGAACCCTGGCGATCCGTGTCGATGTTGCCGTACTCCACTGGAGCTGCGTTCGCTGCAGAGCTTGCGCCCATGAGCGCTGCCACCCCGAGTGCCCCCGCAATCAGTGCTGTGGTTGTGCGACGTCGCACATTTCCTGCATTCACCCGTTCATTCCTCTCGTAGAGAGCCCCCCAAGGGCCACTTCGTTGTGCAGCCGCTGAGCGGCCTACGCGAAACAGGTGCGGAGACTGCGGAATAAGTGACGCCCCGTTATCTTTTTGTTATCAACTTCGCGCGTTTCAGCTCAGTGGGGACGCACAGCACTCAGCTGCAGACCGGCCGCTTGGTAGCCTGGCGCCATGAATCTGCAGCGACTCTTTGGGCTCGACGGGCGCACCGCACTCGTGACGGGCGGGAGCTCCGGCATCGGCCGCGCAATCGCCGGAGCGCTGGCCGGCGCCGGAGCACACACGCTCATCGCGGCGCGCACGGAGACCGCCATCGCGAGTACCGTGGCAGAAATTACCGCCACGGGAGGATGCGCGACCGGGATCGTCGCCGACCTCTCGACGCGTGCAGGAGCACACGACCTCGCCGACGCTGCGATCGCCGCCACCGACGCCGTCGACATCCTCGTACACTCGGCCGGGATCAACCTTCGTCCGCCGCTCCCGGAGCTCGACGAGGCGACCTGGGACGCCACAATGGCGGTCAACCTCGACGCACCGTTCGTTCTTGGCCAACGTCTCGCGCCGGCCATGGCTGAGCGCGGCTACGGCCGGATCATTCACATCAGTTCACAGCAGGCACACCGGCCGTTTGCGGCGAGCGGCGCGTACGGAGTGTCCAAGGCAGGCCTCGAAGCACTCGCGCGATCACAGGCCGAGGCGTGGTCTGCACAGGGCGTGACGGCGAACGTACTGATCCCCGGTTTCGTTCAGACGCCGCTGAACGTGCGTTTGAGCTCGGACCCGGCCGTAGTCGAGGCCCTTGCCGCACGCACGCTTGTGGGGCGCAACGGGCTCCCCGAGGATTTTGCCGGGGCCGCGGTGTTCCTCGCGAGTCCGTCCGCCGCGTATGTCACCGGCCAATCACTTGCCGTGGACGGCGGATTCTCCGTGCACTAGGACTGCAAAACTTGCACCAATTCCATGTTTGAACAGAATACTGCCAGCATGTCACCTATCACTCAGTGTCTGGCTTCGGCGGAGGCCGAAGCTGCCACCGTCGAAGCGAACGATGAGCTTGCAACCACCGCAGAGGCGCTCGACGCTGCACAGGCTGCGCTCGACGAGCAGCAGGCCAAGTTTGCCACTGAAAAAAAGGAACTCACGCGCCTGCACGAGGCCGCTACACAGGCGGCAGATGATGCCACGCAGCTCGCTTCGGCTGCCACACTCAGGGCAGAAACCGCTGAGGCCGCAGTGAGCACGGCAGCACAGGACTCCACACCCCGCGGCCTCGTGGACACACCCCCGGTCACCGAGACCACTGTGTACTACCAAAATTGCACAGCAGCACGAGAGGCAGGTGGCGCTCCGGTCTCCATCGGAGGACCCGGGTATGGCCCCCACCTCGATCGAGACGGAGACGGCGTCGGCTGCGAGTAACTAGTGCGCGCCCCGCCCCGCAGGGGACCCAACGGCGATAGCGCAGCGCAGCGCAGCCTGGAGCGCAGCAGCATCGCCGAATCTCGCACCCTGCAGAGTGACACCAACGGGGAGCTCTCCCTCGGCGACCGGGAGCGGGAACGTGACCATCGGGGCGCCAACAACCGTGCCGTGTTCAGTGTTGCGCGTATACAGATCGAACACCGCGGCCGGTGCGCCGCAGTGTGTAATCACGGCACCCACGTCGATCGGCGGCGCCGCGGCCGGGGTCGTCGGGAAGATGAGCCCGTCCAATTCGTGCTCCCGCAGCAGCGCGTCATACTCCGCCCGCAGCACGGCGACCGCGAACTGCGCGGAGGCATAGGCATCCGCAGTAACCGGCGCCTCCGCCATACCCTCCAGCACCGCACGCACGTCAGGCGTCTGCACCCCTGCGCGCAGCCGCCTCAATCCCTCACTCGGCTCCACTCCGAACGCCTCGGCTGCGGCAGCCGCCAGCAACCGCGGAGTCTCCCAGCCCATCAGGTCCGCCGTGACACTGCGAGCACGCGAAAGGAACTCACGAAGATCCACCGACACCGGATCAGCCACGGCGGCGAGCGCCTGCACCGCACGATCCCAGGACCGCTCAGTATGCGGCTGTAGCTGCGCTGCGAGCTCCGCTGAAATGCCGAGCCGCAAACGCCGCGACGGATCGGGGCCTGGCACCGCCGCATGCCCCGCGAGCTCCGTGCGCGCGTCCTCCCCGTGACCGCCCTGTCGAGGGCGATGATGCGTCGCAGAGTGTCGGCGAACAGTCCAGGGGTGTCGCGTGTCCAGGAGAGTCCGATCGTGCCGGCGCTGGGCCACCGCCCCGTGGTGGGACGGAACCCGGCGACCCCGCACAGGCTGGCCGGGATCGAGACCGAACCCCCGGTGTCGGTGCCGAGCGCAACAGAGACAGTCCCACCCGCCACGACTGCGGCGCTCCCACCGGACGATCCGCCGGCCGAGCGGTCCGGGTGCCCCGGAACCGTCACCGCTCCAAAGGCCGGGTTTTGCGAAGTGATGCCGAAGGCGAGTTCGTGCATATTCGCCATACCAGCCACCACCGCACCGGTGCGGCGGAGTGCGGCGACGATCGGCGCATCCGCGTGCTCAGGCACGAGATCCAACGCCGCACTGCCCGCGGATCGCACGAACCCGCGCGCGGCAATGTTGGCCTTCACCCCGAGCAGGTACGCCCCTTCTCCCTGCTCAGCGAGTTCCTGCAGCAGCGCCGCGCGCGGGCGAAGCTGCGTCCAGGCGTGCCACCGAGAGGGTTCGCCGGACGCCTCGATTTCGGGATCCTGCACACTCACCGCGAGCTCTCCTCCAGGTTCTTGCCCTTCGTGTTCGGAGCCAGCACGTTCACGAGCGAGCCCAGCGCCAGGAACGCCACCAGGCCCAGCATGGTGCCTTCAAGCGGGAATCGGCTGAGGACTCCGACCAGCAAGAGCACGCCCAGGCCGCCGCCAACGTGGCCGATGCTGTCCGTCACCGCGTACGCCGTGGTGCGAAAACGCGTGGGGTATACCTCCGCCGTCAGCGCGTACTGCGCAGGGACCCAGAGGTTTTGGCCGAAGAACAACACGATCGAACCGATGAATACGACGCCGAGGGAGTGGTCACCGAACGCTACGAGCAGCGCACCAGCGACCGTGATCACCGCACCGATCAGCATCCACCATTTGCGCTCGATCCGATCCACCAGCGGCCGCACCACGATGGCCGCGAGAATGAAGCCGAGCAGCCCGACCGCGGAGACCATGCCTGCTTCGCTTGCGGTGAAGCCCTGTCGCACGAGCACCGAGGTGTAGGCGCCAGAGAAGGCGTAAATGGTGAGGTAGCCGAGCATCCATGCCAGGCCGAGCACGCACAGCCGCTTCAGGTATTTCGGCGTGGTGAACAGTTCTTTCACCCCGGCCCAACCGTGCTGCGCCGGCTCGGGCGCAGCATCAGACACGGCATCGGCTGGAAGCAGCGGGGCACGCTTCGTGGCGATCACTTCCATGCGATCGACCACCGCTGTCGCCTCCTCCGTACGCCCCTGCTCAGCGAGCCACCGCGGTGACTCCGGAAGCGCGATCCGCAGCAGCAACGACAGGACCGCCAGAACCGCACCAATGCCGTACACCCATCGCCAGCCCGCGGTGAAGGAATCGGATGCGAGCGCGAACGGAAGCGCGGAGGGCCAGGGGCCCATCGGAGTGGTGAGGAACAGTCCCAGCCAGATTCCGAGCGCAGAGCCAAGCGAGGCCATGATGAACATCAGGCCCGTGTAACGGCCGCGCATGCGTCGCGGAGAGATCTCACTGATGAAGACGTTGATGATGGCAAGATCTGCGCCAACACCGATGCCCGTGATGAGGCGCGAGAGCCCGAAGTGCGCCTCGTTCATCGCCAGCATGGAGTACAGCGAACCGAGGCCGGTGATGACCATCGCCACGATCAGCATGCTGTGCCGCCCGAAGCGGTCGGAGAGCGGGCCAAGGGTGAGGGCGCCGACACCGTAGCCCAGCAAGCTCAGGAACACCGGGAGACCGATGAAGCCATCGGTGCTCGTAAGATCGCACCCCTCGATGATCTGCACACAGGTCTGCACGAAGGAGACGTTGATGTTGAAGATGTCGTACTGCACGAACAGCATGCCGAGCCCGATTGTGAATGCCGAGGCGAGGCTCAGTCCCCAACGAGGGAAACGATCAATGCGGCGGAGGATCGCGGCGCTTGCCACGCGTCCTGCGTCTGCGGTGCGCGGAGCCGGGACGGTCTGCGCGGCGGATCTGGGTGTGGAAGACACTCGTCAACTCCTTTGTCTGCGAATGGATCAGCTCTCTCGATTCTGACCATTCGCGGACCCGCACGACATCGTCACTATTGATGATGGCGGAAGTAGTATCCGGCCAACGAGACCCGATTCGCAGATCCCGTTTTCTCGAACGCGTGCCCCAGGTGTGTCCTGAGAGTGGGGAGCGAAATCCCGAGCTGCTGCGCGATCTGTTTGTCGCCCTCACCATGTGCGATGAGCTCGGCGATCTGCAGCTCGCGGGGAGTGAGAGCTGCGCTTCCTGGCTTCGGCTGCTTGGGGAGCACGCGCGCGAGCAGGTCGCCGAACGCGCGAAACGAC
This window harbors:
- a CDS encoding sigma-70 family RNA polymerase sigma factor codes for the protein MKTAAKVQSEHHGEILQRRDAELALHAADGHLIAAARNGDRDAFGQLWQQHHQAVCALTYPLAFADTEDTVSEAFTSVWDQLQRGRGPVEHFRAYVVAVSRNIASRRYHERQRTVTSELLEETPAEDSTDFTDGGSETRDIIAAFASLPDRWQQILWWQEVEERPRTEIAERLSLSPNSVSALTRRAREGLRLEWLRQQLPNAVASGHEDIVELLPKFVRGAVSGELQRGVATHLSACTECAGLERGLRRENHRFGRKIAAGGALALALGGTLTTDLWAAPTAASAAAFSAAPAGGAQIAGSGTWAGDLATRGVRAVARHTRRATQALSQAGGGALTAGIAVATTAAVALAVGVTAILPLLPEGGSTESAPTSEQDTEAQSESESAHAQRTPADDRAPAHTAPPAEADTTPGSELRAEPASTPVTDPDSSGVPQNPVPPGEPTLPPPPPEDEPAPPEQPTNPEKPAEPTNPEKPVEPTNPEKPVEPTKPEKPEKPEKPTVPEVPAVITVARGDADTDTLAPLLTGRAAPLATVRIDVSGQRSETTASAAGEWHIDLAPTQLAAGAHVAVITQVVDGAIVATTTFPFTLAQPSATFTISVVQGPDGVFGPRIWADVTGQPLTEVCVWSSRVAMQRVALDAQGAGSLQLRVADFALSLNYSYCSGERMGVTGTAPLVYQ
- a CDS encoding class C sortase, translated to MRHADVDAAETRTAARTAARWRPSALTIVIAVLALAGIGAGLYPMSAGWLSSYNQSKVLSTSVANLDSLTPSADEQLAAAEAYNRALSAGVVLGKNAHVPVGDWTLADQTLEYDELLRGGANGLMSRIKIPSIGVDLPVFHGTSDAVLARGSGHLEGSHLPVGGSGTRSVLTAHRGLANATMFTNLDQVTLGDTFVVETLGRVMTYRVRDIQVIAPEDTGTLRAELGEDLVTLITCTPLGINTHRIVVTGERITPTPIADVQAAGATSAIPGFPWWAVWSGLGLLLVTGYVARQGFVEAAARSRDAE
- a CDS encoding SpaA isopeptide-forming pilin-related protein; amino-acid sequence: MQNSQRTRRRLRSAARATGFGASLALLGGLVFPVGLIAAVAAPASAEITAPETGTSAQTDPAQPDSVPENSTVDTGAGAEEGSEASAGGGTEAPADTPTGAEVGEGTDVPGGTETTPAPGSGAGEDPAAPVVPGTDAVPIAPRSVPTAPAGSAVLSVKVGGNRLANGTVQGLAGVKLGLYNTGTATTGGGSGGAGILPVQGAAGTRVDASWPWTTCVSDADGDCNFIIPIRSGAASSTGTPQDSRFWVVQETSPTGWYANPQLRVGTFGATPEASWQYRFRTDTQLRAGTTYRSTTAMPWDTVAADPDRYFMRNRIDANTEDWYAANVSRTTGVWNQSRNNPELPAECGINIALIADTSGSLGATGIADMKAAMTSFVNAFRGTNTQMSLFSFSNETPGTGASNHPNLLPVTTAAQGAAFSAQYAAWASGGGTNWDRGIAEAANSGNAYDLAILLTDGNPTVIRGNTGAGSSAFNSLQDVDAGIFSANQLKALGTRLVALGVGPALTAASEANLRAVSGPTKNSDYYRTSSFTEATQALVALANKNCNGTIGVQKMIVPAGGTIAQATPAPEGWRFDASTTATAMTVQAPVTRTTATGDDGKVDFGLAFTAPTTTGPVQILETQQTGYELVPVGTGAAARNAVCVNTETGAPTAVTNAGTAAQPGFVVQGLRAQRVECKIYNRVLAPGKLEIAKSSNPPTGTTVKPGQSVTYTLTFKNTGELPVAVNHDDVLTDVLDDAVLTGTVTAQSPLTAALNGAGDRIRITGTLQPGTERTVSYTVTVRDPLPSAANASVRNYVVPTGEQPPTTCQPGEPCTVHPVVGGLTWNKVDQTGVRLGESEWLLTPVNAAGQPVPGSAITVTDCVAAAAASCTGADRDPTAGGFALRDLPMGKYQLRETKAPPGYQLLADPIAITINTNVAYGNIENRQVDVPAIPLTGGLGSFGFLLTGGGLGLSVIAGLWWQRRRKQVNAA
- a CDS encoding SpaH/EbpB family LPXTG-anchored major pilin codes for the protein MNAGNVRRRTTTALIAGALGVAALMGASSAANAAPVEYGNIDTDRQGSITVHKYLHQTGSGPGDISQAPADGEFTDPVAGVGFTAFPLLSAGAPLNLDTTAAWSSLKDLAPGAGCTAPTGFTLGTARALPLTTALGVATISLPVGAYQICETSAPANIIDRATPFIVTIPMPHESGWVYDVHAYPKNGEGVIEKTIEEQQETGLGSVVRFPVTVPVPTSEQTWTGFAIRDTLDARLAPIPAADIAVTVDGAALNPAYFTTTVTGQQITVNFSAAGLAWLNEGPNAHAGKKIQVVFAGTVVALGNGTIENTAELWPNNPTFDPSLQPPIPSNEVETHWGSLAVQKRAAGTTGTEGRLNGAVFEVYNAADPYAADCSTAVAAGAAVTVNGATQFTSAGTGVISVPGLFVSDSVNPVIDAQQRCYVLKEVAAPAGYVVPAQPFTPVTVKIGETTVSDNVEITNTQTEVPELPLTGAAGQAVLIGSGLAAVVAAVALMNWKRRRTATASQR
- a CDS encoding SDR family NAD(P)-dependent oxidoreductase, producing MNLQRLFGLDGRTALVTGGSSGIGRAIAGALAGAGAHTLIAARTETAIASTVAEITATGGCATGIVADLSTRAGAHDLADAAIAATDAVDILVHSAGINLRPPLPELDEATWDATMAVNLDAPFVLGQRLAPAMAERGYGRIIHISSQQAHRPFAASGAYGVSKAGLEALARSQAEAWSAQGVTANVLIPGFVQTPLNVRLSSDPAVVEALAARTLVGRNGLPEDFAGAAVFLASPSAAYVTGQSLAVDGGFSVH
- a CDS encoding excalibur calcium-binding domain-containing protein, whose protein sequence is MSPITQCLASAEAEAATVEANDELATTAEALDAAQAALDEQQAKFATEKKELTRLHEAATQAADDATQLASAATLRAETAEAAVSTAAQDSTPRGLVDTPPVTETTVYYQNCTAAREAGGAPVSIGGPGYGPHLDRDGDGVGCE
- a CDS encoding amidase family protein → MRGRRVPSHHGAVAQRRHDRTLLDTRHPWTVRRHSATHHRPRQGGHGEDARTELAGHAAVPGPDPSRRLRLGISAELAAQLQPHTERSWDRAVQALAAVADPVSVDLREFLSRARSVTADLMGWETPRLLAAAAAEAFGVEPSEGLRRLRAGVQTPDVRAVLEGMAEAPVTADAYASAQFAVAVLRAEYDALLREHELDGLIFPTTPAAAPPIDVGAVITHCGAPAAVFDLYTRNTEHGTVVGAPMVTFPLPVAEGELPVGVTLQGARFGDAAALQAALRCAIAVGSPAGRGAH
- a CDS encoding MFS transporter; the encoded protein is MSSTPRSAAQTVPAPRTADAGRVASAAILRRIDRFPRWGLSLASAFTIGLGMLFVQYDIFNINVSFVQTCVQIIEGCDLTSTDGFIGLPVFLSLLGYGVGALTLGPLSDRFGRHSMLIVAMVITGLGSLYSMLAMNEAHFGLSRLITGIGVGADLAIINVFISEISPRRMRGRYTGLMFIMASLGSALGIWLGLFLTTPMGPWPSALPFALASDSFTAGWRWVYGIGAVLAVLSLLLRIALPESPRWLAEQGRTEEATAVVDRMEVIATKRAPLLPADAVSDAAPEPAQHGWAGVKELFTTPKYLKRLCVLGLAWMLGYLTIYAFSGAYTSVLVRQGFTASEAGMVSAVGLLGFILAAIVVRPLVDRIERKWWMLIGAVITVAGALLVAFGDHSLGVVFIGSIVLFFGQNLWVPAQYALTAEVYPTRFRTTAYAVTDSIGHVGGGLGVLLLVGVLSRFPLEGTMLGLVAFLALGSLVNVLAPNTKGKNLEESSR